Within Bdellovibrio bacteriovorus HD100, the genomic segment TGAAGGCATGCGGGTTTCATAAACGCCGTTTTTATCCTGCCAGGACAGAATCACATATTGCTCTTTCACGTTGCCAGCAGCGTCCTTCACATCCTTCACCTGCAGTTTTCCGTGGAAATCCAGACCCAGAGTGAATTCCAGCGCCTTGATATTCTTTGCGGCCAGAGCTGTCGCATAGTGAGTGCGAAGGCCTTCAACTGGAATGCGCTGGCGGATCACGAACTTCAACAGGTTTTTGCTGAACATGCTGTTGCGGCGAATCGCACACAGAAGTCCTTGTGTCGGATCATCGTGCTTGCTGCAATCCGTTTTCCCCGTGAGCTTCCCCCACCTGTCTGCAAGGCCTGGCAACAGAGGCTCCCCGACCATCAAAGCTTCCTGGGCGATGGCGGAATTCACCAGCGCCAGTGCGTTTTTCAGCCAGTATTGAGAGCGATTCCAGCTGATGTTATAGCGTTCTTTCAGAACTGATGGATCTCCTTTTAAGGCCAACCAATCAGCCTTGTCATAGGAAAGAATCGGATGCAGAACCAGCAGACTTTCCACGTAGCGCTCAAGGCCTTCGGTGGAAATCAGATTCTTCAGATCATAATTGCCGGCATCAAATGCCGGCCTCTCGGAGCGATTGGCATAACCCACCTTGCGCACCAAAGCTTCAACATTCGCCGCCGGCAGATGCAGACCCGTGGAATAAACCGGATATCTGATGATGTCCTGATCTTTCAACGCCTCCCACAGCGGGGCATACATATCCTCATAGAAGTTCGCAAGTTCATCCGCTTTCTGATTGGCCACCAGCTGAATTGGATTTTCCAAAGCTTCTGCTCTTCCAAAGGCGCGGGTCATGCTTTTCTGGCAGGTTTCAAAGGTGGATTCACCCGCGGAACGAACGAACTCCACCAGCGAGCCTTTGTTCTTCAGTGCATTTTTTAGAAGCTCTTTGGTGACATCACCCGTGGCAACACTTCCCAGACGATAGGACTTTGTCGTGTCACCATTGAGGCTGACGCCGAACTGAACCATCTTTTCACAGGCAGCGATTTCGGTATGCAGAAGAATTCTTTGCGATTCAATTTGCTGAACAACCAGGGACTTGATCGAACGCAGTTCTGCCATCTGCTGAACGTGGTAGGACTCGACCATCACCGCAAGATCGCGGATCATGACCATGGTTTCCATCTGCATTTCAAGCATCTGCTTTTGCATGCGCTTGATTTCAGCCAAATCACGTTTAATCTCTTTCATGTCCGCGGCCATTTGCGCGTCAAGGCCACCACCGCCCAAAGCTGCGCCCAACAAGGCCGGACCGGGACCGCCAGCCATCATACTCATGGCACTGATCAATCCGCCGGAAGAATAAGCCTTCATCACCGCCTGTCCAATGTTGATTGCCGATGTCACCGTGCGAGCTGTGTCGATGGCTTTTCGAATGCCCGGATCCAGATTAACCCCCAGAGTGACTGCGATCTTTTCAGTCGCATTCAAAATATTATCCAGGCGTCCCGCCGCAGAAGCGGCACTGCTGACGAAGATCTCTACATTTTTATTGATGGATTGCGGCTCACTCAAAGGCCCATTCCCAGAACCTGTTTGCAGGTTTCCGGTCAAAGCATCATTCATCAGACGCAGGGTTTCGACCCGGGTTGCCGGACGGAACTCAAGATCCCAACGGCCTTTTTTAATGTCATTACCAAGACCCTCCAGCGCCCCACGCGCGGCCTGCAAGTCTTGGTTCATTTGTTTGCGGTTGTCGTGAATGACCTGGACCAAAGAAGCCGCTTCACGCACTTTCGCGGCGACTTCGATCACCTCGCGCGCTTTGCGGATGAAATCCTGCACGCTTGGGTTTTTGACCAACTGATCCACAACGGCACCGGCAACCAACCCGATCACCACTAATTTGGTGTTGTCATCATCGTGAAAGTTATAAGCCGACAGGATCTTGTCGTAGTTCTTCAGAATCTCAACAGTCTTTTCGATGGCTTCCGCCCGAGGGGATCTTGCCGCTTGTGCCAGCTTCTTCTGATCTTCAGGACTGAGCTGCTGAATGTAGTGCGGCGCCAGTTCCTGCGCCACTTTCTGGGCACGGTCAGAGTAAGTCTTTAACAAGCTTTGCATCGCTTCGTTCTGGCGCTGAATCTGCAAAGTCAGATTAAAATCATCATGAATACCCTTGGCACTGAAAGACATCTGATTGTAACGATAGTTCACTGTGTAGCTCAGAACCGCCGGATCATTTTTGAAGCCCAGAGTCTGCAGCATGTAAATGCTCTTGGCCATCTGGCGGTCTTTTTCAAAAGCCGTAAGAACATTTGAGTCTGCAGGATAAGAGCGCAGATAAGATTCGCGCTGGGCTGAATTTAGATAAGGCACCAACAAACGCGCCAGCGCCGGGTTGGGCTGGGCTCCGGCCGCCATCTGCTCCCAGAATGGGAAAAACGCCGCCGAACTTTCCGACTTGCCTTTCTCGTCTTGATTGTCACCCTGAGTACGGATGATCTCCCGCACGGTTTCTTTCTGTGGCGCACAGGCTGATAGAATCATCATCGCACTTACCGTTGTGGAAATTAGTTTTCTATTCATTGCACACCTCCGACATTTTGTTCGCGAGTCACACAGGAAGTTCCGCTGTCCAACAAGGTCACACACAACTCACCCAAAGCGCCCACTGCGCCGGGCTTGCCTTGAGCACCCACGGGGCCTTCTTGACCATTGGCACCAGCTTTTGCCTTTTTGCACATACGAGCGGGAGCTCCGGCATCACCACCGGCTCCGCCTGGCTGACCTTTGCCTCCAGGGCCACCAACTCCAGGCAATCCAGGAAAGAACAAAGCTTGATATCTGAAGAGTTTGGCTTTCTTCACGGTTAGATAAAGCGAGCCGGAGGAACCTCCCGGGAAGCCATCAAAGCCAGTGCCGCCCTGAACACCGTTCGTACCCGTCGCACCATCCGTCGGCTGGGAGATACAGATCGGACGATCGCCCCCTTCACGGCGGGGACCGACAGCAATAAAGTCAAATTCACCTGGGCGACCCGCAGCCGCTTTCGCTGGAGGAACCTGAGTTGCATCCACGCCTTTTTCACCCTGAGCTCCGGGATGACCGTGCATTTGAAACACAAAAGTGCCGTTTGCAAATCCGGCATTCACAATCAGTCGACCGCCCCCTTTGCCAGGAGCCTTGTAAGTCACAGAGTGTTCAAGTTCTTGTTCATCAAAAGTCTTGATACGCGCCACAAGGTCGCTGTGAATTTCTTCGGCATCAATTTGCAGATCACGCCCTTCAGTTATTAAAGAACCTTCAGATCCGAAGGACAGCTTGCCCAACATCAGTCGGTTTGAATCAAACTGATAGTCTGAGATTCTGACTTGTTCCTTGATTTCAAGATCTTTCAGCAAGCGCACTTCATGCACCAGCTGCCCGCGATTTGTTTGAATAACGTATTTATAATGCCAAGGACGAAGATTTGATTTCTGATTCGTCGGGCGATCGATCACATCCGCCCCCTGAACAGGAACATCCACTGAATAACCCGTATGCATATCCAGTCTTTTAACGGAATCAATACCAAAGCTGCTGTTGTCTTTGACGATCTTCACCAGCAATGCTGTCCCGCCAGTTTCACGCTCTGCCGTCACCGAAACACTGACGTCAGGATCCGCATCCGACTTTGGATCCGGTATCTGCGGAGTTTCACCCTGAACTGTGCCTTGGGGGGCTTTTTGAGAGTCCGACCCTGGCTGGCAGCCCGCCAGAAACAGAACCATGGGAACGATCAAGAAATAATGTGGCTTCATGAATATCTCCTTTTCTTCGCAAAAGGGAGATATCAAGTCCCGGGCCAGCCTCGAAAACCCGTCAGATCAAATTAAAACGCCGAAGACTTGCCTCGGCGTCCGGTCCGTCCCTGAATTTGGACGGACAATCTGGAATGCAGGATTCAAATTAGTTGCAGCTTTTGCCCCAGGTGTTGGCGGTTCTGTCACCCACACCGATATGCAAAGAGGCGCTGCCATAGTGACCAATCGCACGCAGGCGCTTGGCTTTGCGCATTTTACAAAGTTCACGGAAGGCACGGTCGGCTTCACTGTTGCTGGAAAAACGAACGTCGATGGAAGTTCCATACGGGTGACGGCCGGCAGCCCCGCCCACGTTTTTGTTGTAGGGTTCAGGTCTCCACCAGTTGTAGATCTGGCTGATCTTGATCCCTTTGGCGGAAAGATCCTGAAGGATGCGAACGCCCTCGATAGGGTACTTCCAGGTGCCTTCAACCGGGTGAATCAGATTGTGCGCCTGAGATGAACCATAGGTGCACTTGAAAGTGTTGGAGCTGCGCGGGTTCGGACGAACAAGCTCATCACACCAGGAGGATCCGTTTGTTTCTTTGGAGCACTTCTGCAGAAACTCTTCTTTTTTGGACAGACCCAGGTTCACTTGTTTCTTTTGTGATGTTGAAGCTTTCACACAACCCAGCGCCTGAATATCTTCACTGATGGCTTCACTAATGTCGTTGTGAATGTGATCGGCAATATCGTGACTGTCTTCGGCCGTGGTGTCTGTTGGGTCGGTGATATTCTGGGAATCATTTTGTTCTGAAGAAGTGCTGGAATAGTTCTGGAAGTCTTCCGATCCCCCCTGGCATCCGATAAGAGGCAAGCCCAGAGCGACGATCATGGCGATAGCGTGATTCTTAATTTTCATCTGATCTCCTTCATTGCGTTTTCGCAAGGAAGTGTCAGCCTACAATGCTTACATATTTTTCATAGACAGGACCCCCACCTTCTGGAGGAAGGGGCAGTAAAAAGCGAGGGAGTTTTAGGTCACGAATGCGGATTCAGAGAATACTCTAAAAGCAGATTTGTCTTTTAGCACTGGACCCACCATTCCAAGACCAAAAGAAGTATAAATGATCAAACACCAAGGAGTTTTCATGAAGCACCTGCTGCTGTCCGTTTTGCTATTCTCTTCTACGAGCTTCGCCTTTGCGCAGGATCTGCCTGTTGTAGACCAGGTGGACATCCCCCGCTATATGGGAAAGTGGCACGAGATCGCCTCGATCCCCCAGTCTTTTCAAAAACAGTGTGTCAGCAACACCACGGCCGAATATGAATTACTGACCGACACCAACGAAGTGAAAGTTTTGAATTCATGTCAGACTGAAAAAGGTGATCGCAGCCAGTCCGAGGGCCGCGCGAAAGTGACCGACCCCACGACGAACGCAAAACTGAAAGTCACCTTCGTGAAAATTGGAGATCGCTGGATTTATATTTTCGGAGGGAAGTACTGGATCATTCGTCTGGATGAAAACTATCAATTCGCTATCGTGGGCCACCCTAGCCGCGACTATGGCTGGATTTTGTCCCGCACTCCGGATCTGCCGGCGGCGACTTTGAAGGACCTGACAAGCTTCCTTCAGGAAAAAGGCTATGATCCGTGCAAGTTCCTAACAACCCCGCAGGACGGCGGCCTTACCGAGAAAAAGCCTCTGTGCCAACTGTAGGCAGCACACTTTCAAGCTCGCGAATCAGGTTCTGATTGGCGAGCTCCCACTCGGGTTCTTCTTCCGACTCCAGATCCTGCGCCAACACTCTTAAGATGCAGAATAAAATCCAGTCAGACATTTCCTGGGATTGATCAGCATTTTGCGGCCACAGGTGCTTCCCCACGAACGCTCTGGCCGGAGAAAGTTTCACGTGGTCCTCGGACAACAGATGTTCCCACTTGGGATCCGGCTGCGAAGAGAAATCCCGCAGACGGATGTAGTTGTACTGAAAGTCATCCAGCCCGTCGTGATACAAAGCCTTCACCATCGCCTGGCGATCCTGAAAATGATAAACCGCCAGCACATCGGCAAAGAATTCGGCATAAGCAGCCATGCGGGAACTGATCAAGCGAAACTGCGGTGAATACACCAGATTCGTCGAATCCCCAACAAACGAAACGTCGCTGGCACCCTTTAAGATCGCAAGCTTTCGCGCCGAAAGCTGATCCAGCTTGGAAAAAAGATCAGCAAACTCAGGACCGGCGGTCGTTCGCAGGTGTTCATGAAAAATCGCATGCCCGTATTCGTGAGCCGCGCTGGTGTACAAGTTTGAAAGATGAGTCTCATACTTGCGCCCGTACTTGCCATAAAACACCATACGATAGGGCACCTGCACAATGTGACCGTTGTCAAAACTGGCATTGTCGGAAGGACCGCCAATCACAAGATTCACAGCCGCAGAGGAATTAAAGGTCACCGCCATTTGATTGAAGATGTCTGACAGAGATTTCGCCAGCGCGCAGTCTTCGTGTTCAAGAAACACCACTTCACGCACAACCCCGGTGACACCGTCACAGGATACCGAAGTGACGGCCTGAGCCGGCAAAGAGGATAAAAGCAGAGAAATAAAAAAGCCCAACATGCCCCG encodes:
- a CDS encoding lipocalin family protein, encoding MKHLLLSVLLFSSTSFAFAQDLPVVDQVDIPRYMGKWHEIASIPQSFQKQCVSNTTAEYELLTDTNEVKVLNSCQTEKGDRSQSEGRAKVTDPTTNAKLKVTFVKIGDRWIYIFGGKYWIIRLDENYQFAIVGHPSRDYGWILSRTPDLPAATLKDLTSFLQEKGYDPCKFLTTPQDGGLTEKKPLCQL